The following proteins come from a genomic window of Denitromonas sp.:
- the ppx gene encoding exopolyphosphatase yields the protein MSNELIAAIDLGSNSFRLQVGRIVNDQIYPLDGLKEPVRLAAGLSAEKYLDSAAQTRGTMALSRFRERLAGFKPAQVRAVATNTLRVAKNAPEFLIRAEAALGFPIEVIAGREEARLIYIGVAHSLADPQRQQLVVDIGGGSTEFVIGRAFEPLQLESLYMGCVSFSLRYFPDGRLDRRGFQEADLAAQRELQTIVLPFSEVGWELAVGSSGTAKSLSDILRGNGYTDGRITLAGLEKLRTALIKAGRLDALSLSGIKADRLPVLPGGLAIMIAVLKAFKLKEMVFSEGALRLGVLYDLLGRYHHDDLRDATVEAFATRYRVDRRQADRVADTAAFLFAQLDPMAADADNLDLRYLRWSALLHEVGISVAHSGYHKHSAYVLGNADMPGFSRMDQARLARLVLAHRGKLSRIASLDPASSDWLLIVCLRLAVVFHRARDARGRPPVGIERKGNGFSLVADKAWLDSLPLTAATLADEVAQWSALGHPLTVSARAGFALTA from the coding sequence ATGTCCAATGAATTGATCGCTGCCATCGATCTGGGTTCCAACAGCTTTCGCCTTCAGGTCGGGCGCATCGTCAATGACCAGATCTACCCCCTCGACGGCCTGAAGGAGCCGGTCCGGCTGGCCGCCGGCCTGTCGGCCGAGAAGTATCTCGATTCGGCCGCACAGACCCGCGGCACCATGGCGCTGAGTCGCTTCCGGGAGCGGCTGGCCGGTTTCAAGCCGGCGCAGGTGCGCGCGGTGGCAACCAACACGCTGCGCGTGGCCAAGAACGCACCGGAGTTCCTGATCCGCGCCGAGGCGGCGCTGGGTTTTCCGATCGAAGTCATCGCCGGTCGCGAGGAAGCGCGCCTGATCTACATCGGTGTGGCGCACTCGCTGGCCGATCCGCAGCGTCAGCAGCTGGTGGTCGATATCGGCGGCGGCTCGACCGAGTTCGTCATCGGCCGTGCCTTCGAGCCGCTGCAGCTCGAATCGCTGTACATGGGCTGCGTCAGCTTCAGCCTGCGCTATTTTCCGGACGGCCGGCTCGATCGGCGCGGCTTTCAGGAGGCGGATCTGGCCGCCCAGCGCGAACTGCAGACCATTGTCCTGCCGTTCTCCGAGGTCGGCTGGGAACTGGCGGTGGGCTCCAGCGGCACCGCCAAGTCGCTCAGCGACATCCTGCGCGGCAACGGCTACACCGACGGGCGCATCACCCTGGCCGGGCTGGAGAAGCTGCGCACCGCGCTGATCAAGGCGGGGCGGCTCGATGCGCTGTCGCTCAGTGGCATCAAGGCCGATCGCCTGCCGGTCCTGCCCGGCGGCCTGGCGATCATGATTGCGGTGCTCAAGGCGTTCAAGCTCAAGGAAATGGTGTTTTCCGAAGGCGCGCTGCGCCTCGGCGTGCTCTACGACCTGCTCGGCCGCTACCACCATGACGATCTGCGCGATGCGACCGTCGAGGCCTTCGCCACGCGCTACCGGGTCGATCGCAGGCAGGCCGACCGGGTCGCCGACACCGCCGCCTTCCTCTTTGCGCAGCTCGATCCGATGGCCGCGGACGCAGACAACCTCGACCTGCGCTATCTGCGCTGGTCGGCGCTGCTGCATGAAGTGGGCATTTCCGTCGCTCACTCGGGCTATCACAAGCATAGTGCCTACGTTCTGGGCAATGCCGACATGCCGGGGTTCTCGCGCATGGACCAGGCCCGCCTGGCGCGCCTGGTGCTGGCCCATCGCGGCAAGCTCTCGCGCATCGCCAGCCTCGACCCCGCCAGCAGCGACTGGCTGCTCATCGTCTGCCTGCGGCTGGCCGTGGTGTTCCACCGCGCGCGTGACGCGCGGGGCCGTCCGCCGGTCGGCATCGAGCGCAAGGGCAATGGGTTTTCGCTGGTGGCCGACAAGGCCTGGCTGGACTCCCTGCCGCTGACCGCCGCGACGCTGGCCGACGAGGTGGCGCAGTGGTCGGCGCTGGGGCACCCGTTGACCGTCTCCGCCCGCGCCGGGTTTGCGCTGACGGCCTGA
- a CDS encoding ABC transporter permease, giving the protein MPELRLTDGRLCPSGDWTLLALGPHVTRLRRELAAAPAAPWDLSSLTRLDSFGALLLWRAWGGRRPDGMALPDAFVVQFDRLAAVDEAPVPRRPPFGPVDALVALGAVALGLVAHLGDFLALIGRLTLDCLHLLLRPHHWPLKEFSANLFKVGVKAMPVSALVGFLIGVVLSYLSALQLKAFGADIFIVNILGLGIIRELGPVLVSVLVAGRSGSAMTAQLGVMRVTEEVDALTVMGISNYVRLVLPKVMALSVAMPLLVLWTSGVALVGGMLSAELQLGLSYGFFIETLPKVVPPANLFIALGKGAVFGVLIALVACHFGLRVKPNTESLSANTTASVVTSITLVILVDAVFAIATRSIGVPV; this is encoded by the coding sequence ATGCCGGAACTGCGTCTGACCGACGGCCGCCTGTGCCCGTCGGGCGACTGGACGTTGCTGGCGCTCGGGCCGCATGTGACCCGCCTGCGCCGTGAACTCGCCGCCGCGCCGGCGGCACCGTGGGATCTGTCGTCGCTGACCCGGCTGGACAGCTTTGGTGCGCTGCTGCTGTGGCGTGCCTGGGGCGGTCGTCGCCCCGACGGCATGGCGCTGCCCGATGCCTTTGTTGTGCAGTTCGACCGCCTCGCGGCGGTGGACGAAGCGCCCGTGCCACGGCGCCCGCCGTTTGGCCCGGTCGATGCGCTGGTCGCGCTCGGTGCCGTCGCGCTGGGGCTGGTGGCCCATCTCGGCGATTTCCTGGCCCTGATCGGGCGGCTGACCCTCGACTGCCTGCATCTGCTGCTGCGCCCGCACCACTGGCCGCTCAAGGAGTTTTCGGCCAACCTCTTCAAGGTGGGCGTCAAGGCCATGCCGGTGAGCGCGCTGGTGGGCTTTCTGATCGGCGTGGTGCTGTCCTATCTGTCGGCCTTGCAGCTCAAGGCCTTTGGCGCCGACATTTTCATCGTCAATATCCTTGGCCTGGGCATCATCCGCGAGCTTGGCCCGGTGCTGGTGTCGGTGCTGGTGGCCGGGCGCTCCGGCTCGGCGATGACGGCGCAGCTTGGCGTGATGCGGGTGACCGAGGAGGTCGATGCGCTCACCGTGATGGGCATCTCCAACTATGTGCGGCTGGTGCTGCCCAAGGTGATGGCGCTGTCGGTGGCCATGCCGCTGCTGGTGTTGTGGACCTCCGGCGTAGCGCTGGTGGGCGGCATGCTGTCGGCGGAACTGCAGCTGGGCCTGAGCTACGGCTTCTTCATCGAGACCCTGCCCAAGGTGGTGCCGCCGGCGAACCTCTTCATCGCGCTCGGCAAGGGGGCGGTGTTCGGCGTGCTGATCGCGCTGGTGGCCTGCCACTTCGGCCTGCGGGTCAAGCCCAACACCGAAAGCCTCAGCGCCAACACCACCGCCTCGGTGGTGACCTCGATCACCCTGGTGATCCTGGTCGATGCGGTGTTCGCCATTGCCACCCGCTCGATCGGGGTGCCGGTATGA
- a CDS encoding ABC transporter ATP-binding protein — MSAPPVISLRGVSTRFGNNWVHKGVDLDVPAGEVVSLVGGSGSGKTTLLRQMVGLLTPTEGEVRLFDEPLFAGNREAQRWRRRRFAMCFQGGALFSAFTVYENIAFPLREAGIATEDEIRELVALKLAMVELLPSHAALMPAELSGGMIKRVALARALALEPELLLLDEPTAGLDPTRSASFVALIRDLQQQLGLTVVLVTHDLDTLAALSSRVAVLAERRILAFDTLEAVMQIEHPFIQEFFLSERSARALARGQGA, encoded by the coding sequence ATGAGCGCGCCGCCGGTGATCAGCCTGCGGGGCGTCAGCACCCGCTTCGGCAACAACTGGGTGCACAAGGGCGTGGACCTGGATGTGCCGGCGGGCGAGGTGGTGTCGCTGGTCGGCGGCTCGGGCAGCGGCAAGACCACCTTGTTGCGCCAGATGGTGGGCCTGCTGACGCCAACCGAGGGCGAGGTGCGGCTGTTCGACGAGCCGCTGTTTGCCGGCAACCGCGAGGCCCAGCGCTGGCGCCGCCGGCGTTTTGCCATGTGTTTTCAGGGCGGGGCGCTGTTTTCGGCCTTCACGGTCTACGAGAACATCGCGTTTCCGCTGCGCGAGGCGGGCATCGCCACCGAAGACGAAATCCGCGAACTGGTCGCGCTCAAGCTGGCCATGGTCGAATTGCTGCCCAGCCATGCGGCGTTGATGCCGGCCGAGCTGTCGGGCGGCATGATCAAGCGGGTGGCCCTGGCGCGTGCGCTGGCGCTGGAGCCTGAACTGCTGCTGCTCGACGAGCCCACCGCCGGCCTCGACCCGACGCGCAGCGCGTCCTTCGTGGCCTTGATCCGCGATCTGCAACAGCAGCTTGGGCTGACGGTGGTGCTGGTCACCCACGATCTCGATACGCTGGCGGCCTTGTCGTCCAGGGTCGCGGTGCTGGCCGAGCGCCGCATCCTGGCCTTCGATACGCTGGAAGCGGTGATGCAGATCGAGCATCCTTTCATTCAGGAATTTTTCCTCAGCGAGCGCAGCGCACGCGCGCTGGCACGAGGACAGGGAGCGTAA
- a CDS encoding MlaD family protein — MENRAHAILAGLFVLVLGAATVGAVWWFSGEREATRTLVLVSRGSITGLNLQAAVRYRGISAGRVESIAIDQADPQNILVRVSLRTDLPVTRGTTASLGYQGVTGLAFIQLDDRGTDPRPLVGEDGNPPRIALSSGLLDELSSVAVQALDQFRKIAAQVERVFDEKSVARVEATMTRLESAVKGMDETFAAAPEVLAEARRFLTPENRQHLTRSLANLSTASEQAGPTLVELRGLLIKLQDVSDHIDQTAIATGDGLLNGTLPRLNSLMKELTVTSQRLTRLIEEVDASPQMLLLGRGAQAPGPGEQGFAVPPVR, encoded by the coding sequence ATGGAAAATCGGGCACACGCCATTCTGGCCGGCCTGTTTGTGCTCGTGCTCGGCGCGGCCACGGTCGGCGCGGTGTGGTGGTTCTCCGGTGAGCGCGAAGCCACGCGGACGCTGGTGCTGGTCAGCCGGGGCAGCATCACCGGACTCAACCTGCAGGCGGCGGTGCGCTACCGCGGCATTTCGGCCGGGCGTGTCGAGTCGATCGCCATCGACCAGGCCGACCCGCAGAACATCCTCGTGCGCGTCAGCCTGCGCACCGACCTGCCGGTCACCCGGGGCACCACCGCCTCGCTGGGCTACCAGGGGGTGACGGGGCTGGCCTTCATCCAGCTCGACGACCGCGGCACCGACCCGCGTCCGCTGGTGGGTGAAGACGGCAATCCGCCGCGGATTGCGCTCTCGTCCGGACTGCTCGACGAGCTGTCGTCAGTGGCGGTGCAGGCGCTCGACCAGTTCCGCAAGATCGCCGCGCAGGTCGAACGGGTGTTCGACGAAAAATCCGTGGCGCGGGTCGAGGCGACCATGACGCGGCTCGAGTCCGCCGTCAAGGGCATGGACGAGACCTTCGCGGCCGCGCCCGAGGTGCTCGCCGAGGCGCGTCGCTTCCTGACCCCGGAGAACCGCCAGCACCTGACACGCAGCCTGGCGAACCTGTCCACTGCCTCCGAACAGGCCGGCCCGACGCTGGTCGAGCTGCGCGGCCTGCTGATCAAGCTGCAGGATGTGAGTGACCACATCGACCAGACCGCAATCGCCACCGGCGATGGTTTGCTCAATGGCACGCTGCCGCGCTTGAACAGCCTGATGAAAGAACTGACGGTGACCTCGCAGCGGCTCACCCGCCTGATCGAAGAGGTGGACGCCTCGCCGCAGATGCTGCTGCTGGGCCGTGGTGCGCAGGCCCCGGGGCCAGGCGAGCAGGGCTTTGCCGTGCCGCCGGTGCGTTGA
- a CDS encoding ABC-type transport auxiliary lipoprotein family protein — protein MTQRKGWVAACLFIGLSGCNSFGVIPESFAIYDIGPQGNVPVQVAVPLVGVDVFAPSWLSSSAMQYRLVPQQPLERRAYTNSRWAGMPSEMVRIVAGRVIEALPATNGSGCRLRIDVDEFIQRFDTVDRSVGLIELRASLLAPRTDAVLAHQAFAVEVPAPTADAAGGVVAMRAGVNRLTVEVGQWLAGLESSNAGADTYRARCSR, from the coding sequence ATGACACAACGCAAGGGGTGGGTCGCGGCCTGCCTGTTCATTGGCCTCAGTGGCTGCAACAGTTTCGGCGTGATCCCGGAATCCTTTGCCATCTACGACATCGGCCCGCAAGGCAATGTGCCGGTGCAGGTGGCGGTGCCCCTGGTCGGCGTCGATGTATTTGCGCCATCGTGGCTGTCGTCGTCGGCGATGCAGTACCGGCTGGTGCCGCAGCAGCCGCTCGAGCGCCGGGCCTACACCAACAGCCGCTGGGCGGGCATGCCGTCGGAGATGGTCCGTATCGTGGCCGGCCGGGTGATCGAGGCGCTGCCCGCCACCAACGGGTCGGGCTGCCGGCTGCGCATCGATGTGGACGAGTTCATCCAGCGCTTTGATACCGTCGACCGCAGCGTGGGCCTGATCGAGCTGCGGGCCAGCCTGCTCGCACCCCGTACCGACGCAGTGCTGGCGCACCAGGCCTTTGCCGTTGAAGTCCCCGCCCCGACCGCCGACGCCGCGGGCGGCGTGGTCGCCATGCGTGCCGGGGTAAACCGGCTCACGGTCGAGGTTGGCCAGTGGCTGGCCGGGCTGGAGTCGTCAAACGCCGGCGCCGACACCTACCGGGCACGTTGCTCGCGCTGA
- a CDS encoding acyl-CoA synthetase: MTVTSSPYAEGLDRCDANYVPLSPLSFLVRSAAVYPDRLAVIHGARRYTWREMFTRSRRLASALKARGVGRGDTVAVVLNNTPEMLEAHFGVPAIGAVLNTINTRLDADVVAFILGHGEARVLLTDREYSPMVRQALVRANREDLLVVDVDDPEFTGPGERVGSVDYEALLAEGDPEFAFEMPADEWDAISLNYTSGTTGDPKGVVYHHRGAYLNAMSNIVSWGMAPHAVYLWTLPMFHCNGWCFPWTMAANAGVNVCLRRVDPALIFDAIRQHGVTHYCGAPIVHSMLANAPAAMREGINHKVNGLVAAAPPPASVIEGMAKIGVELTHVYGLTETYGPAAVCAKHDEWADLPLAEQVRLNGRQGVTYHAQEGITVMNPETMQPVPRDGETMGEIMFRGNLVMKGYLKNPKATREALRGGWFHTGDLAVMQPDGYVKIKDRSKDIIISGGENISSIEVEDALYKHPAVMAVAVVAAPDDKWGEVPAAFIELREGASVTEAELVAHCREHLAGYKLPKKIIFSELPKTSTGKIQKFVLRERVRSTDAID; this comes from the coding sequence ATGACCGTGACGTCCAGCCCGTATGCCGAAGGCCTCGATCGATGCGATGCCAACTATGTCCCGCTGTCGCCGCTGAGCTTTCTGGTGCGCAGCGCGGCGGTGTATCCCGACCGCCTGGCCGTGATCCATGGCGCGCGGCGCTACACCTGGCGCGAGATGTTCACGCGCAGCCGGCGCCTGGCCTCGGCGCTCAAGGCGCGTGGCGTCGGCCGGGGCGACACGGTGGCGGTGGTGCTCAACAACACGCCGGAGATGCTCGAGGCGCACTTTGGCGTGCCGGCCATCGGTGCCGTGCTCAACACCATCAACACCCGGCTCGACGCCGACGTGGTGGCCTTCATCCTCGGTCATGGCGAGGCCAGGGTGCTGCTCACCGATCGTGAGTACTCGCCGATGGTGCGCCAGGCGCTGGTGCGCGCCAATCGCGAGGACCTGCTGGTGGTCGACGTGGACGACCCCGAATTCACCGGCCCCGGCGAGCGCGTCGGCAGTGTCGACTACGAAGCCTTGCTGGCCGAGGGCGATCCGGAATTTGCCTTCGAGATGCCGGCGGACGAGTGGGACGCCATCTCGCTCAACTACACCTCGGGCACCACCGGCGACCCGAAAGGCGTGGTCTATCACCACCGCGGCGCCTACCTCAACGCCATGTCGAACATCGTCTCCTGGGGCATGGCGCCGCATGCCGTGTATCTGTGGACCTTGCCGATGTTCCACTGCAACGGCTGGTGCTTCCCCTGGACCATGGCCGCCAATGCCGGGGTGAACGTGTGCCTGCGGCGGGTGGACCCGGCGCTCATCTTCGACGCCATCCGCCAGCATGGCGTGACCCACTACTGCGGTGCGCCGATCGTGCATTCGATGCTGGCCAACGCGCCGGCGGCCATGCGCGAGGGCATCAACCACAAGGTCAATGGCCTGGTCGCCGCGGCACCGCCGCCGGCCTCGGTGATCGAGGGCATGGCGAAGATCGGCGTGGAACTGACCCATGTGTATGGCCTGACCGAGACCTATGGCCCCGCGGCAGTCTGCGCCAAGCACGATGAATGGGCCGACCTGCCGCTGGCCGAACAGGTGCGGCTCAATGGCCGCCAGGGTGTGACCTACCATGCCCAGGAAGGCATCACGGTGATGAACCCCGAGACCATGCAGCCGGTGCCGCGCGACGGCGAAACCATGGGCGAGATCATGTTCCGCGGCAATCTGGTGATGAAGGGCTACCTCAAGAACCCCAAAGCCACGCGCGAGGCCTTGCGCGGCGGCTGGTTCCACACCGGCGACCTGGCCGTGATGCAGCCCGACGGCTACGTCAAGATCAAGGATCGCTCCAAGGACATCATCATCTCCGGGGGCGAGAACATCTCCTCGATCGAGGTCGAGGATGCGCTCTACAAGCACCCGGCGGTGATGGCCGTGGCCGTGGTGGCGGCGCCCGACGACAAGTGGGGCGAGGTGCCCGCCGCTTTCATCGAGCTGCGTGAAGGCGCCAGCGTGACCGAGGCCGAGCTGGTGGCGCATTGCCGCGAGCACCTGGCCGGCTACAAGCTGCCCAAGAAGATCATTTTCAGCGAACTGCCGAAGACCTCGACCGGCAAGATCCAGAAGTTCGTGCTGCGCGAGCGCGTGCGTTCGACCGACGCGATCGACTGA
- a CDS encoding enoyl-CoA hydratase gives MSAVLNQDDSPMVVRENRDGVAYLTLNRPGQFNALSEAMLNALIAELDAIAVDPAVRVVVLAGEGKAFCAGHDLKEMRGNHTIEFQQALFRLCGKLMCKIIAIPQPVIARVHSIATAAGCQLVSMCDLAVAAEGARFAVSGINVGLFCATPSVGLSRNVGRKAAFEMLVTGDFIDAAEAQRRGLVNRVVPLEQLDDEVAKLAASICAKSSAAISMGKQLFYQQLEMGIEAAYQSAAETMACNMMTEDAAEGIDAFIAKRKPVWKGR, from the coding sequence ATGAGTGCAGTGCTGAACCAGGACGACAGCCCGATGGTGGTGCGCGAGAACCGCGACGGCGTCGCCTACCTGACCTTGAACCGGCCGGGGCAGTTCAACGCCTTGTCCGAAGCCATGCTCAACGCGCTGATCGCCGAACTGGACGCAATTGCCGTCGATCCGGCGGTGCGCGTGGTGGTGCTGGCGGGCGAGGGCAAGGCCTTCTGCGCCGGGCACGATCTGAAGGAAATGCGCGGCAACCACACCATCGAATTCCAGCAGGCGCTGTTCCGCCTGTGCGGCAAGCTGATGTGCAAGATCATCGCCATCCCGCAGCCGGTGATCGCGCGGGTGCACAGCATCGCCACCGCGGCGGGTTGCCAGCTGGTGTCGATGTGCGATCTGGCGGTGGCCGCCGAAGGCGCACGCTTTGCTGTGTCGGGTATCAACGTCGGCCTGTTCTGCGCCACGCCGAGCGTCGGTCTGTCGCGCAATGTCGGCCGCAAGGCGGCCTTCGAGATGCTGGTGACCGGCGATTTCATCGACGCGGCCGAGGCGCAGCGCCGTGGCCTGGTCAACCGCGTGGTGCCGCTCGAGCAGCTCGATGACGAAGTCGCCAAGCTGGCTGCCTCGATCTGCGCCAAGTCCTCCGCCGCCATCAGCATGGGCAAGCAGCTGTTCTACCAGCAGCTTGAAATGGGCATTGAAGCGGCCTACCAGAGCGCGGCCGAGACCATGGCCTGCAACATGATGACCGAGGACGCCGCCGAAGGTATCGACGCCTTCATCGCCAAGCGCAAACCGGTCTGGAAAGGGCGCTGA
- a CDS encoding TatD family hydrolase, whose protein sequence is MLIDTHIHLDADEFAPDRPALIEAARAAGVGGFVVPAVTAAGFDALDALADATPNVARAYGLHPLYVDSAQAADLEQLAQRLARPDVVAVGEIGLDGFINTPTLEAQLPWFEAQLALARRFDLPVILHVRHAVEAVIQAVKRAGVRGGIAHAFNGSRQQADTLLGMGFALGFGGTLTYPGSRRIRALAADLPLDAIVLETDAPDMPPEWARGQRNLPANLARIADTLAGLRDVPVAEVIAATEHNARRVLPRLNTLLG, encoded by the coding sequence ATGCTGATCGACACCCACATCCACCTCGATGCCGACGAGTTCGCGCCGGACCGCCCGGCGCTGATCGAGGCCGCCCGTGCCGCCGGCGTGGGCGGCTTTGTCGTTCCCGCCGTCACGGCCGCCGGTTTCGACGCGCTCGACGCGCTGGCCGATGCCACGCCGAATGTGGCCCGGGCCTATGGCCTGCATCCGCTCTATGTCGACTCGGCGCAGGCGGCCGACCTCGAACAGCTCGCGCAGCGGCTGGCACGTCCCGACGTGGTGGCCGTCGGCGAGATCGGACTGGACGGGTTCATCAACACCCCGACGCTGGAAGCGCAGCTGCCCTGGTTCGAGGCGCAACTGGCCCTGGCCAGGCGGTTTGATCTGCCGGTGATCCTGCATGTGCGCCACGCGGTCGAGGCGGTCATCCAGGCAGTGAAACGGGCCGGCGTGCGCGGTGGCATCGCGCATGCCTTCAATGGCAGTCGTCAGCAGGCCGATACGCTGCTGGGGATGGGGTTTGCGCTGGGTTTTGGCGGCACACTCACCTATCCGGGCTCACGCCGCATCCGCGCGCTGGCGGCCGACTTGCCACTGGACGCCATCGTGCTGGAAACCGATGCGCCCGACATGCCGCCCGAGTGGGCGCGCGGGCAACGCAACCTGCCGGCCAACCTGGCCCGGATCGCCGACACCCTCGCCGGCCTGCGCGACGTGCCGGTGGCGGAGGTGATTGCGGCGACCGAGCACAACGCGCGGCGAGTGTTGCCGCGGCTGAACACGCTGCTCGGCTGA
- a CDS encoding TetR/AcrR family transcriptional regulator has translation MENSKAKPRAQLDRSAWVLAATDLLAKEGVAGLRVELLAKHLKVTKGSFYWHFKDRGDLLQSVLEVWKEGRIRDIVKQTRANPGNELSQLHHVIDVYSASRSRKGMMIELAVRDWARRDETAAAVVEEVDTWRLKCARELFLACGIPMAEASSRSMLLYAYVFGVSLMFCDRYADNLSELKNDIAGLIARSSADTPA, from the coding sequence ATGGAAAATTCAAAAGCCAAACCTCGCGCCCAACTCGACCGCTCGGCCTGGGTGCTCGCTGCCACCGATCTGCTGGCAAAAGAAGGCGTCGCCGGCCTGCGGGTGGAGTTGCTGGCCAAGCACCTGAAGGTGACCAAGGGCAGTTTCTACTGGCACTTCAAGGACCGCGGCGACCTGCTGCAGTCGGTGCTCGAGGTCTGGAAGGAAGGCCGGATCCGCGACATCGTCAAGCAGACGCGGGCCAATCCGGGCAACGAGTTGTCGCAGTTACACCACGTCATCGACGTCTACAGTGCCAGCCGCAGCCGCAAAGGCATGATGATCGAGCTGGCCGTGCGCGACTGGGCGCGGCGCGACGAGACCGCCGCCGCCGTGGTCGAAGAAGTTGACACCTGGCGCCTGAAGTGCGCGCGTGAGCTGTTCCTGGCCTGCGGCATCCCGATGGCCGAAGCCTCGAGCCGCAGCATGCTGCTCTACGCCTATGTGTTTGGTGTGTCGCTGATGTTCTGTGATCGCTATGCCGACAATCTGAGCGAACTCAAGAACGACATCGCCGGCCTCATTGCCCGCTCCTCCGCCGACACACCGGCCTGA
- a CDS encoding electron transfer flavoprotein subunit beta/FixA family protein yields the protein MKILVPVKRVVDYNVKVRVKADASGVDIANVKMSMNPFDEIAVEEAVRLKEAGVATEVIAVSCGVAQCQETLRTAMAIGADRGILVQTDEELQPLAVAKLLKTLVEKEGPQLVILGKQAIDDDANQTGQMLAALLNLPQATFASKVAIADGKATVTREIDGGLETLSMSLPAIVTTDLRLNEPRYATLPNIMKAKKKPLETVTPADLGVDVAPRLKTLKVEEPPKRSAGIKVADVAELVAKLKNEAKVI from the coding sequence TTGAAGATTCTGGTTCCCGTCAAGCGGGTCGTTGATTACAACGTAAAAGTGCGCGTGAAGGCTGACGCCAGCGGCGTCGACATTGCCAACGTCAAGATGAGCATGAACCCCTTCGACGAAATCGCCGTCGAAGAGGCCGTCCGCCTGAAAGAAGCCGGCGTGGCCACCGAAGTGATCGCCGTGTCCTGCGGCGTGGCGCAGTGCCAGGAAACCCTGCGCACGGCCATGGCCATCGGTGCCGATCGCGGCATCCTGGTGCAGACCGACGAAGAACTCCAGCCGCTGGCCGTGGCCAAGCTGCTCAAGACCCTGGTCGAGAAGGAAGGCCCGCAGCTGGTCATCCTGGGCAAGCAGGCGATCGACGACGACGCCAACCAGACCGGCCAGATGCTCGCCGCACTGCTGAACCTGCCGCAGGCCACCTTCGCCTCCAAAGTGGCGATTGCCGACGGCAAGGCCACGGTCACGCGCGAGATCGACGGTGGTCTCGAGACCCTGTCGATGTCCCTGCCGGCCATCGTCACCACCGACCTGCGCCTGAACGAGCCGCGCTACGCCACGCTGCCCAACATCATGAAGGCCAAGAAGAAGCCGCTCGAGACCGTCACCCCGGCCGATCTGGGCGTCGATGTTGCCCCGCGCCTCAAGACGCTCAAGGTTGAAGAGCCGCCCAAGCGCAGCGCGGGCATCAAAGTTGCCGATGTGGCCGAACTGGTCGCCAAACTCAAGAACGAAGCCAAGGTGATCTGA
- a CDS encoding electron transfer flavoprotein subunit alpha/FixB family protein, which yields MPILVIAEHDNASIKAGTLNTLAAAQAIGGDIDLLVVGSGCGAAAEAGAKIAGVSKVRVADAAHYADGGAENVAALVAANAAGYSHILAAASTFGKNVLPRVAAQLDVAQISDIIGVESADTFRRPIYAGNAIATVQSADAVKVITVRTTGFDAVAETGGSASVEAIDAAADTGLTTLVGRELTKSERPELGAAGIIVSGGRGLGNGENYHSLLEPLADKLGAALGASRAAVDAGYVPNDYQVGQTGKIVAPQLYVAIGISGAIQHLAGMKDSKVIVAINKDEEAPIFQVADYGLVADLFEAVPALTQALG from the coding sequence ATGCCTATTCTCGTCATTGCAGAACACGACAACGCCAGCATCAAGGCTGGCACCCTCAACACCCTCGCCGCGGCGCAGGCCATTGGTGGCGACATCGACCTGCTGGTGGTCGGCAGCGGCTGCGGTGCCGCCGCCGAAGCTGGCGCCAAGATCGCCGGCGTGAGCAAGGTGCGCGTGGCCGATGCCGCCCACTACGCCGACGGTGGCGCTGAAAACGTCGCCGCGCTGGTCGCAGCCAATGCCGCCGGCTACAGCCACATCCTGGCTGCCGCCAGCACCTTCGGCAAGAACGTGCTGCCGCGCGTGGCCGCGCAGCTGGATGTGGCGCAGATCTCCGACATCATCGGCGTCGAGTCGGCCGACACCTTCCGCCGCCCGATCTACGCCGGCAACGCCATCGCCACGGTGCAGAGCGCCGATGCGGTCAAGGTCATCACCGTGCGCACCACCGGCTTCGACGCCGTGGCCGAGACCGGCGGCAGCGCCAGTGTCGAAGCCATCGATGCGGCGGCCGACACCGGCCTCACAACGTTGGTCGGTCGCGAACTGACCAAGTCCGAGCGTCCCGAGCTGGGCGCGGCCGGCATCATCGTCTCCGGTGGTCGTGGCCTGGGCAACGGCGAGAACTACCACAGCCTGCTCGAGCCGCTGGCCGACAAGCTCGGCGCCGCCCTCGGCGCCAGCCGCGCCGCGGTCGATGCCGGCTATGTGCCGAACGACTACCAGGTCGGCCAGACCGGCAAGATCGTTGCCCCGCAGCTGTACGTGGCGATCGGCATCTCCGGTGCCATCCAGCACCTGGCCGGCATGAAGGACTCGAAAGTCATCGTCGCCATCAACAAGGACGAAGAGGCACCGATCTTCCAGGTAGCCGACTACGGCCTGGTGGCCGACCTGTTCGAGGCGGTGCCGGCGCTGACCCAGGCACTGGGCTGA